The window GGTCATTCTCGACGGATTGGCTGATTGCTTAACATGTGTAGGAAGTGGTATAAAGGTGACTACTGTTTATGTTCATTTGAAAGTACTTTCACGCCGACTGATTTAAATTATAGATTTTTAGGAATTGTTGTTGCTAAAATCTTGTAGGCCATTGCTTACCACTATGGGTTTGTTCCCCCTCTCACTGCCTCCTTTTGAATTGAACTTTTCAGGAACTGAAACTTCGCAGGATTACCATTACGCTTCTAGCTTACTTGGCGTCCTCTGGAAAATCTAGTTGTGAAATTGTGTTGTCTCACAAGATTTTTAGGAGGTCGAAttttcttcaattaattttGCAAATGTTGACTTCGGAAATGGATGCAGAAGTAGTAGATTCTGCTCAACCCCAAGAACTCTTCAGAGAAAGGTATATATATGATGTGCAACTGTTGTATTATTTTTGCTTCAGCTTTTACTTGTTTCTAGAGTATTAATCTGTCATATTCTTACATGATTAGTCAATAAAAAATCCCAACATAGTGCAGTTTCAGTTGTTGTATCCTAGTGTATctttgggttattttaaaataatcagagtacatgaaaatattgttgtttGATGGGAAAGTGGATTATTTAGGTCATTCCAATAAAGAATCTTGGGAAGAAGAACATCGTTAGTATTTTAATCCTTCGACTAGGGCCTTGTTTAATCTAAAGGGCCATTCAAATAAAGAATCCCGGGAAAATACTCTTacttttattctttataatacttttaaaaattttaaatactaacaAGTTTTTTTGAAATAAGTCTAGATCTCCTCccattatcatatttaaaatccTTATCACAAACATTTTGACtagggccttgtttgatctaggcTTATTTGAGCTTATTTCCGAATAACCTTAGTTTAATGTGTGTTGTTGAAAGTCATGTTATTTGGGTGAAAAGACATTaggggtatatatatataatgaaaacatATTTTCCTTAAAATTAATAGATTATATTGGTTGATGATATGAGCGATGCGATTAATGAATAGATTTATGATTGAATAgtaggttatttgaaattaatctctaATCCAATATGTAGACCCTCGCGGAAAACCTTTACACCTAGGATTTATCCAAAAGAAATTGGTTGTATCTCGattcaattttgatttttccTGTTTATTTCtagaaataaattagttttcATTTGGTAAAATGAACCGCCACTGAATCAGATCACAAGAACTTTTGCAGGATTTTGAgttacaaaatttttaaatttgtattcatttcatttaaaattgtaCATGGATTTCAAGCTGGATGACAAATGAAATTCTTTCTTTGTTGCAGAACCTTGCTCATTAGAGAGGCATTGATATTCTTAAATAGGCTTGTTTCAAATCTTCAATATTCCACTCCTGTTTTACGGCTACTGACAAGTACAAGGGACATGACGAGCCTGACTGTTGATATTGCAAACAGGCTATCGCGCAAAACCAAATGGTCATGGCAGTCAGATGGCTTGACTAAGCAGATAAGGGAATCAGAAGTTGTTGATTTGGCTCGAGTATTCAAAAAGAGGGTTTTTGCATTTTTAGGCGACAACTATTATTAATCTGGTCATTGATCAATCACCCATTAGGAGGATGGGTCTAGATTTTggaaaataacatatttttgcGGTTTACCGAGACTAGCAATAACCATCAGAAGATGGATTTTGAAAGAGTATTGGAAATATGGGGCTTGGATTTTGAAAGAGTATTGGAAATATGGGGCTGGCACCATTTTGGATTTCTGCGCGCCTACCATTATTCATGACACGACAACTAACAAAACGGTCAAAACCATGAAAGCCGAAGGGTCGGTTCTTAGGAGAATGTCTCCATTGCAATGGATGGATTATTATCAGATTTTTGATATGTACAAGGCTTTGCTCAGAAGTAAGGACATGTTTAGTTTTGGGAGGTAATTCTAACAATCTAGTGAAAAGTCTACTTCTTTTGGAGTTCAAATAATACAtgtttttctctcttatcttAACTATCTATCTATAATAATAGCATTTATTTCTAGTAAGATTTTCTTACAAGAAATGTACTCATGGTGTCTAGACCACTTTTCAAACAAAGTGAAATTTGGACtccataataaaaatatatttaattttagacTATTAAGTAAATCATGAATAAAGAATTAGtgataaatgttattttataattttaaattcctTTAGTTATGTCATTTGTACATTAGAAtgttaaaaaacatgttaagaTCATTCAGTACATAATGGGTTTCTGAAGAAAACTCACCAACTGGGTATAGTGGCTGgctgtaaaaatattaaattaggtttgactattgttttattttgtaaattacccttggaataaaaataagataaaaaatgtCACAAGTGGTTAAGTAGTgctttaaatttaatttgttttaaacaattttaaaatcgGAACAACTTAAAGGGAGGAATTTATATTGAATGAAATCCATCAAAAAAGAAAACTTATAAATTCTAGAAAAagtgaataattattaaaaaaaagatgaaaaaaaaaattaatatcaacaaATTCCCAAAGAGAATAGCACCAaggaaaaaaaatctttataggTGAATAAAGAAGTAAAAGcttcaaaagttttttttttcttttgtaaagaaataaatcaaatgatGTAGACTTATTTGAACTATGtgattgatttttatttgttttataataatcattactaaataatataagtatacttccaaaataactaaaaacaaaattatgacaatagtaataataataaatcgatttagttttttttgttaactgaaataattattctttattttaattattattgattgaGTTGAGGGTTCGAACGTCACTAAATCAATCGAATTATCGATTTCAGTTCAACTGTTTAAAATCggtttatttacattttaattattttagaaataataatatttctagCTAGAgtaattatatacattttaatatgaataacttaaaaatgaatatatcttattatatggtatatttttcattttctatttttaaaaatggatttatttaatttaattatatatttatctatatatatttaaaagaaattaaaaaataataattttgattgaaTACTAATGTCGTCAGTAAAggctaatttatatatatatatatatatatatatatatttttttttttttttttttaaatataaagcaTCTAAAAGTGTTCTAAAGTagctaaaatattttaaattttggtaTTAACTTGATACAGTTATTTTCAAATGTAACTTACCACATTGTACGATTTCAAATCAAGCCGTTCAATTGGTGTACAATTGTATATTCTCTCCTTACTATGGAACCGCATGTAGCAAATAAAAACCcgatttctctttttttcttcaatGTCCCGCGTTTAACCAGTAAAGATACCTTTCCTCACCGCTTttctatttctctctctaaatctgtTAGCTATTTTTTCTGCGAATTTGTTGGATCGCCttgcgaagaagaagaagccatGAATAATCGGCATGATCCGAATCCTTTTGAAGAAGATACAGGAGTCAATCCTTTTGCGGTAAATCACCACCATTCATTGAGCTATTTGGATCTACTTTCATTTTTTACTTCTTAAATTACTTGAGGAATTGATATCTTACATGTTATGCCAATGTTCGTCACTGATTGCTTTCGTTTACTGCTTTAAGTTTGGTTTAGATGACGGATAACGGTAGATTCGATTTATTTATTCGAAAGTTAGGGATTGTTGTCATTTATAATTGCTGAAGTAGACTGTAATGAATTTGTTAGTTCCAGCGGAGATTAAAAGCGATGCTGGATACAAATTGTGTGATTCTATAGGAATTGTTTATTGTTTTGGACATTTTGGAGATAGTTTCAACTCAATGACAAGGCTGAGTGTAAATTTATTGATAGTTTGAGCATTCACATGCTTTGGAAGTGGAAGTTTACTCAAGTGGTGTAtctgtattgatatatattgttATGTCTCTATCTAGCGGAGATTAAAAGCGATGCTGGATACAAATTGTGTGATTCTATTTGAACTGTTTATTGTTTTGGACGTTTTGGAGATAGTTTCAACTTAATGACAAGGCTGAGTGTAAATTTATTGATAGTTTGAGCATTCACATGCTTTGGAAGTGGAAGTTTACTCAAGTGGTGTAtctgtattgatatatattgttATGTCTCTATCTAGCGGAGATTAAAAGCGATGCTGGATACAAATTGTGTGATTCTATTTGAACTGTTTATTGTTTTGGACGTTTTGGAGATAGTTTCAACTTAATGACAAGGCTGAGTGTAAATTTATTGATAGTTTGAGCATTCACATGCTTTGGAAGTGGAAGTTTACTCAAGTGGTGTATCCGTATCGATATGCATTGTTATGTCCCTATTTGTGGCTTAGAATTTGTTTCTATAGTAAGATTTTGTAAGATGGTTGTGTTATACAAGTATACAAActaaatttggtgagggaaaaGTGTATTGTCTAGGATGTTCAAAATTTTGCTTGTGTTCATCTTATTTTGGGTTGTATTATAGAATGGAAATGCTGCTGCTGGATCAAAATCACGCCTTCCTCAAATGGTTGCTCAGACTTTTGGTTTTGGCCAGAAACATGATGCAACAGTTGATATACCTTTGGATAACATGAATGTAAGGACTCTGTTTTTCTTTAGGTGTGTTATATAGTCTCTTATGCTGTTGGCTTCACTGAATTGTTTTATTGGTGATTTTATATGGAAGGATTCAAGGAAAAAGCAGAATGAACTTGCAGCCTGGGAAGCAGATCTAAGAAGGAAGGAACAGGTTAAGTTTGCTGTTCATTCACTGAGCATGTTCTACTTTTTTCATACAACAATGAGTGTTTGTTTGTTGGATAGTAGATtttagattttcatatttttttacacCAGTTTATTTTAAGACTATTGTTTATTCTTGGATGCATAAACTAGCTTACATTTCCTGGTTTATGCATTTATAACATTTGGTATTTATTCTGTTCTCATTTTTGTTGACCTTCAGGACATCAAACGTAGGGAAGATGCTGTTACTCGAGGTAGGAAATAGAGTATAATGAATAATTTGGTAATTTTATTGATTGAAAATAATCTTACTGCAGTTTCTGTTCATTTCAGCTGGCGTGCCTACTGATGATAGAAACTGGCCTCCATTTTTTCCAATCATTCATCACGATATCTCCAGTGAAATACCTGTTCATGCTCAGAAGTTGCAGTACCTGGCATTTGCAAGTTGGTTAGGTATGGTAGCCTGAGTGCAAACCagttttcttcaattttttggAATCAGTTCCAACTCTTTAAATGATTAACATTGCTTTCTTGGTATTTGTGTTTGGCAGTCGACCTGTATTTATGTATCTGCTATGACCAGTTACATTCCTTACATTCTTTCTCAAAATGGTTATTGTTTTGTGCAGGTATAGTTTTTTGCCTAGTGTTCAATGTGATTGCGGTGATTGTCTGTTGGGTTAAAGGCGGTGGTATGTTTTCTCATATATGTGCTTATACTTGGATTCTTTCCTTCTgttgaatatataaatacaaaatttgagGCTAAACTGCTGATATTATGGTTATCTTATTTTCAGgtgtgaaaatatttttccttGCAACAATATATGGTTTGCTTGGATGCCCTCTTTCATATGTCCTTTGGTACCGGCCACTTTATCGTGCGATGAGGTACTAATCAATGGGTTATTATAACTTTTTCATATCTTGGTTTGATCAATTTGGGTTTCTTTGGGTTAAATATAACCCAAACCGAACAAGGTCCAAggtaaatcatttaaataaatggGCCTGCAAAGGAAAATCTTACCTTGAATTATTGATTGAGTGGTCAGCTTTTTACACTCTATCAATGAATAGCTGCTGAGATGTCTCATCTGGTAattaagaacttgtttgatgtgggttatttgagattgttttcaaataacccattatCAACAACCTACTCATCAATCAAAATAccctctttattttattttattcaattatatatttacacaCTATTGTTTTTCTACCCAAATAACCTaagtcttgtttgatgaagggttatttggattaaactGTTATCCCCATCACAACCACTTCATTAATCAAATCATTGTAAAAAATActattacttatatttttagtaagttaacccaaataatcaaaaatttattgaaCACAaggttttttttcaaaacaatcaGATTATTTAAAAGACCAACACCAAACAAAGCTTGTGGTTCTTCataactacatcaaacaaggttatttgcaAATAACCTCCTGGTTATTCAGATAACCCCAGATCAAACAATGTCTTAGATGTCATATTTTGGGTTGAGGTCCTTAATAGTGTCCATAAATGGGAATTGGGAAATCATGGTTTGAGCTTATATAAATTTTCTGTGAAaactatacattttttttttatatatttacatgtgTGATTTTTTGCAAATGACATGGCTAGTATTTCTAATaagtaaaccctaaaccattacTTGAAGAGCTTTCATTCCAAGTTATGTGTGGTTTTAgggaaaaaaaatgttttaagaatCCAACTTCCATCATTTGATGAGTGTATGagcttattgtttttctttccatcaATTGCAGGACTGATAGTGCCTTGAAGTTTGGTTGGTTTTTCTTGTTCTACATGGTAAGCTTGGATCAGTAAAGGTTGCAGATGCTGCTCTTCTAATTGTTTTATTTCTTACCATTcatataatatgtatatttttttttgcattttgcAGCTTCATATAGCATTCTGCACATTTGCTGCTATTGCTCCTCCTGTTGTCTTCCATGGGAAGTCTTTAACGTAAGTCCTTCACTATGGATgtccaaatttgaaaatattttcatcACTCTTGCTCCTCACATATTCTTTTagtaagttatttatttatatttttaaaatgaccTTTTCCATTATTGGCATGTTCTGGCATGTTTAAAAAGTTGTGGTTCATCCATCCCACTTAGATCATCTTAGCCTAGTTACACTTTATATGTTTATGTACATTGATGGTGATTCCAATCAGCTACACTTGTTTTGTATGTGTCTCAAAATTAAATAGGTGGCTTGTGATATGAGTAAGACCCAACCACATGCAAATTTACTAAAAAGGTTTTTCAAGACGGGtcaatatttgttttgaagGGATCTTTCAGCAGTAAACACCAAATCTTACAAACATGATGTAGCTGATTAGGCTAGATTTGATTCTTTTTAAAATGAGAACCGAGCATGTAAACATCTCATctcaataaataagaaaagaaaatcattattaatGCAAGGATCTtccttctaaaaataaaaatgagatatCTCATGTTTGATGGTCCATTTATGCTTTTAGCTTTTGAAAGAGAATTAGGTTTCCTATTTTGGTCTGAGCTCACATGAAAAGAGGCTACATCTTGTTCTTATTTAGATGTGGATTCAGATGGGATCACATTtagaaacaattttatttttgttcatgtATTTGAAGACAACAGTATCGAAACAGGGCCAATGTATGAAATATAAGTGTTTCGAAATAGGATAATTGTAACAGCTTATTTTTCATTCATAACTTACACTTATtcctttttggaattttgaatttCAGGGGTATTCTTGCAGCAATTGATGTCTTCGGTGACAGTGTTTTGGTTGGGGTAGGTTTATTGTTTCTTTCATCTATTATTAATCAATCAATCCCCcgatatatttatgttttttttgtctcttgattgttgttgtgcaggtattttatttaattggattTGCTTTCTTTTGCTTGGAAACGCTATTGAGTTTGTGGGTTCTTCAGGTTTGTAAGAAGAGTTGTTAATTATCCTGCTTTGTTTgagatttgttttttatttatacttaaaaagGTCTTGTTGTTTTATGATATTTACAGAAAATTTACACATTCTTCCGAGGTAACAAGTGAGTGAATGCGCATGCACTGCTGCACGGTTGTTGTTGAGGTTTTTTCAGTATATTTGGTATGACTCTTCTTTCTTCCTCCATATTTTCCTCATATCTAGCAGTTAAAAACTGAATTGAGAATTATGTTCACTGTTGTTTGCATTTGGTATGTATATTTCAGATGATTATTAACACACCAAACCATTATCTCATTTTTAGTACATTTCTTCTCACTTGTAGCATTATATATCATTCTTCACATTGTGtgtttatttttggaaaaagttCTCAACTTTCAAATTGATAAAATGGATTTTGTTTCTCTTTAAAACAGTTACTAATCTTTCTTGTGGCATtgataaaatatgtattattagCTTACTAGTTGAATTGCTAACTCTAAGCTCAATGTTTTGTGCATAGGTTGTCTCATTGTTGTATTGATTGTcatagaaatttattttatatatatatatatatatcataatgcTTAATTATTGCATTATTATGCagcatatttttattgatattaatcTTTATGCGAGTTTTAA is drawn from Impatiens glandulifera chromosome 3, dImpGla2.1, whole genome shotgun sequence and contains these coding sequences:
- the LOC124931027 gene encoding secretory carrier-associated membrane protein 4; this translates as MNNRHDPNPFEEDTGVNPFANGNAAAGSKSRLPQMVAQTFGFGQKHDATVDIPLDNMNDSRKKQNELAAWEADLRRKEQDIKRREDAVTRAGVPTDDRNWPPFFPIIHHDISSEIPVHAQKLQYLAFASWLGIVFCLVFNVIAVIVCWVKGGGVKIFFLATIYGLLGCPLSYVLWYRPLYRAMRTDSALKFGWFFLFYMLHIAFCTFAAIAPPVVFHGKSLTGILAAIDVFGDSVLVGVFYLIGFAFFCLETLLSLWVLQVCKKSC